The Chitinimonas sp. BJYL2 nucleotide sequence CTTTGTGTTTGAGCTGGGCACCTTGGCCGAACCAAGCCGAGTCGAGGCGGTGATCTTGACTTCGAGCACGGCGGCTGTGATCGACGTACTCGGTGACCGCATTGAGCAGACCCCACGCGGTTCCTCGTGCACCCGGTAGCAGTGCACCCATCCCCAGACCGCTATACAGCGAGGTGACTTGCGTCATCGCGCGAGACAGCGGTGTGCCCTCCATATCCACCACCTGCTCTTCCAGCACTTCGCTGAAGTACTGGGCGGCTTCGGCCGCGCTGATGGGGCGATCTGCCATGGCCTTGAGATTGCGGATGAACGCTTCCCACCCCGAGAGGCCCAGACCCAGTGCTTCCTTGACCAGCTTCGGATCGAACTTGATCGAGTGCGGGACCTTCACGGCACCGGTGCTGTCACCGACGGCCATCTGCAGCGTGTTATTGCAGACCACGCGCACGGAGGTGAACTGAGCGGTAGTGGCCATCGTGCCGTCGCAGCTGGTAGCGAGCAGCAGGTAGGCCTTCACCCGGTCACCACCCTTGAGAAGGGTTTCCTGACCGGTGCGGGCGAGCGCCCAGAGTTTGCG carries:
- a CDS encoding DUF932 domain-containing protein → MHIRVNPDAKVLFRSDTMAPLSVVSPRYKTVQPEEVLHFYNDLVHAGGFELETAGVLKGGRKLWALARTGQETLLKGGDRVKAYLLLATSCDGTMATTAQFTSVRVVCNNTLQMAVGDSTGAVKVPHSIKFDPKLVKEALGLGLSGWEAFIRNLKAMADRPISAAEAAQYFSEVLEEQVVDMEGTPLSRAMTQVTSLYSGLGMGALLPGARGTAWGLLNAVTEYVDHSRRARSQDHRLDSAWFGQGAQLKHKALARAVALTQ